In Parachlamydiales bacterium, a single window of DNA contains:
- a CDS encoding DUF5752 family protein, whose product MGLEQLPSQIFYVKNCSLASIATGERASSLQELRDKIATVEEGCLYHHFWGDRMNTQFVHTQHHNDFASWVYHRLHDQILAEKLSIIDPTEFENLELLRQELLETIEQRLDNYEIVLWTRKEDQFHFVGSTIVVFDSSLEIKTPEELVKIIPQLSPNSIFYHFIDSRLRTAEKTDDFTLWLRQFGTKYEGLIEEIQVIDPYFLSLTQLKDELARIANEYFKEPHD is encoded by the coding sequence ATGGGCCTTGAGCAATTACCATCCCAGATTTTTTATGTTAAAAATTGCTCCTTAGCTTCTATTGCTACAGGGGAACGAGCTAGTTCGCTTCAAGAATTACGTGACAAAATAGCAACAGTGGAGGAGGGCTGCTTATACCACCACTTTTGGGGCGACAGGATGAATACACAGTTTGTGCATACCCAGCATCACAATGACTTTGCGAGCTGGGTATACCATAGGCTGCATGATCAAATATTAGCAGAGAAACTAAGCATCATTGACCCTACGGAATTTGAAAACTTAGAGCTGTTAAGACAAGAATTATTAGAAACAATCGAACAGCGTTTAGACAATTATGAAATTGTATTGTGGACAAGGAAAGAAGATCAATTTCATTTTGTAGGTTCTACCATTGTGGTATTTGACAGCTCGTTAGAGATAAAGACACCCGAAGAATTAGTAAAGATTATTCCCCAACTGTCCCCTAATAGTATTTTCTATCATTTCATTGATTCTAGACTACGGACCGCGGAAAAAACAGACGATTTTACGTTATGGTTGAGGCAATTTGGAACTAAGTATGAGGGTCTTATTGAGGAAATTCAAGTTATTGATCCTTATTTCTTATCGTTGACTCAACTTAAAGATGAATTAGCACGCATTGCAAACGAATACTTCAAGGAGCCCCATGACTAA
- a CDS encoding MFS transporter, which produces MTSSFSNSRAIAWTVWIIASVFYAYQYILRVMPNIMLDDIMLQFDIGAAAFGQFSGVYYIGYSLMHLPIGIMLDRYGPKKIMTGCILLSVLGLLPLIFAEHWMYPIIGRLMIGMGSSAAILGVFKIIRMTFSEERFPRMLSFSVMIGLIGAIYGGGPVSYMREVFGYHSVVELFAVVGVVLAAVTYWIVPNVTSAPQTTVMSDIKEVISNKRVVWSCILAGMMVGPLEGFADVWGTAFLKQVYGYDGAVAASLPSMIFIGMCFGAPVLSFIAEKIGSYLMTIIVAGVVMAASFFSFLYWQVSPSAISISFAVIGVCCAYQILAIYKASTYVREGVAGLTTAVANMIIMIFGYAFHTAMGSVINAMGGPTVSLALTYGVSVIPVAVALASAGFMILYATEPKDKTLVQPVLAESLD; this is translated from the coding sequence ATGACCTCGTCTTTTTCAAATTCCCGTGCAATCGCCTGGACCGTTTGGATTATCGCTTCGGTATTTTATGCTTACCAATATATATTAAGAGTTATGCCCAACATCATGTTGGATGACATCATGCTGCAATTCGATATTGGCGCAGCTGCATTCGGCCAATTTTCCGGCGTTTATTATATCGGCTACTCCCTTATGCACTTACCTATCGGGATTATGCTTGACCGTTACGGTCCTAAGAAAATCATGACAGGCTGTATCCTCCTCTCCGTTTTGGGCTTACTTCCCTTGATTTTTGCAGAACATTGGATGTACCCCATCATAGGGAGACTTATGATTGGAATGGGCTCTTCCGCTGCGATATTAGGTGTCTTCAAAATCATCCGCATGACCTTTAGTGAAGAAAGATTTCCCCGTATGTTGAGCTTTTCCGTTATGATCGGTCTGATCGGCGCAATCTATGGCGGCGGACCTGTTAGCTATATGCGCGAAGTTTTCGGATACCATTCAGTCGTAGAATTGTTCGCCGTAGTGGGTGTAGTCTTGGCTGCAGTTACGTATTGGATTGTCCCTAACGTCACCAGTGCTCCTCAAACAACTGTGATGTCCGACATCAAAGAAGTTATCAGTAATAAACGCGTTGTTTGGTCCTGTATATTAGCAGGTATGATGGTCGGCCCTTTAGAAGGGTTTGCCGATGTTTGGGGTACAGCTTTCTTAAAGCAGGTTTACGGGTACGATGGTGCCGTTGCCGCTAGCCTCCCTTCCATGATATTTATTGGAATGTGCTTTGGAGCCCCGGTTCTTAGCTTTATTGCGGAGAAGATCGGCAGCTATTTGATGACTATCATTGTAGCAGGTGTGGTCATGGCCGCTAGCTTCTTTTCATTCCTCTACTGGCAGGTATCTCCTAGCGCTATCAGCATAAGCTTTGCTGTCATCGGCGTTTGCTGCGCTTATCAGATCCTCGCTATCTATAAAGCGTCCACATATGTGCGTGAAGGAGTTGCAGGATTGACAACAGCCGTAGCTAATATGATCATCATGATTTTCGGTTATGCATTCCATACAGCTATGGGAAGCGTGATTAATGCGATGGGTGGCCCAACAGTTTCCCTTGCATTGACTTATGGTGTGTCCGTTATTCCCGTCGCTGTTGCACTCGCTTCAGCTGGATTTATGATTCTATATGCTACTGAACCTAAAGATAAAACCCTCGTTCAACCCGTTTTGGCTGAATCGCTGGATTAG
- a CDS encoding glycosyltransferase, translating into MTNLLDQYREVVGDEIISELLQMGEILKGKKILHVNSTKSGGGVAEILMTMTHLTSALGIETQWEVITGNADFFECTKQFHNAIQGYKQIIPHPHLLKVYKEINEENAERLRPHLENADVVFIHDPQPAALIEAFPKRQNKWIWRCHIDASNPNRAIWKFLRQFVVHYDASIFSLVDYVQPLPHPIYLIPPSIDPFNEKNIPLSEDKIKDIFPRFGIDPNRNMILQVSRFDYFKDPIGVIEAYRLAKKFNHGLQLVLAGGGAPDDPEGEMVLREVKAAAESDPDIHILYLPPDSHLTINALQRAADIVIQKSVKEGFGLTVTEALWKNKPVIGGNCGGIRLQVHNYQTGFLVNTPEGAAERIRYLLQNPALRDEMGRKGYKFVHDNFLITRHLRDYLTLILSLLRPSNNHRIEVHKMGFHESIKPGI; encoded by the coding sequence ATGACTAATCTCTTAGATCAATACAGGGAAGTTGTGGGGGATGAGATCATCTCTGAACTTTTGCAGATGGGAGAAATATTAAAAGGGAAAAAAATCCTCCATGTGAATTCGACCAAATCCGGTGGAGGGGTTGCTGAGATTTTGATGACAATGACCCATTTGACTTCAGCTTTAGGCATAGAAACCCAATGGGAAGTCATTACAGGTAATGCGGATTTCTTTGAATGCACAAAACAATTTCATAATGCTATTCAAGGCTATAAGCAGATTATCCCCCATCCCCATTTGCTAAAAGTTTACAAAGAAATCAATGAGGAGAATGCTGAGCGCCTGCGCCCCCATCTTGAAAATGCTGATGTGGTGTTTATTCATGATCCACAACCTGCAGCACTTATTGAAGCATTTCCTAAAAGACAAAATAAATGGATCTGGCGCTGCCATATAGATGCATCCAATCCTAACCGGGCTATATGGAAATTTCTGCGGCAATTTGTAGTTCATTACGATGCCAGCATTTTCTCTTTAGTGGATTATGTACAGCCGCTCCCCCACCCTATTTATTTGATACCGCCGAGTATAGACCCCTTCAACGAGAAAAATATCCCTTTGAGCGAGGATAAGATCAAAGATATTTTCCCTAGATTTGGCATAGATCCTAATAGGAATATGATCTTGCAAGTCTCTCGCTTCGATTATTTCAAAGATCCCATCGGTGTAATAGAAGCTTACCGCCTAGCGAAGAAATTCAATCATGGCCTACAGTTAGTTCTCGCTGGAGGCGGCGCCCCTGATGATCCGGAGGGGGAAATGGTATTGAGGGAGGTTAAAGCAGCAGCTGAAAGCGATCCCGATATCCATATTCTCTATCTTCCCCCGGACTCACACCTCACCATCAATGCCTTGCAAAGGGCTGCCGATATTGTTATTCAAAAATCTGTTAAAGAAGGGTTTGGATTAACTGTCACAGAAGCACTCTGGAAAAATAAGCCGGTCATTGGCGGTAATTGCGGCGGTATTCGACTGCAGGTTCATAATTACCAAACGGGATTCCTGGTTAACACTCCTGAAGGTGCTGCTGAACGCATCCGCTATCTGTTGCAGAACCCCGCGCTAAGGGATGAAATGGGCCGCAAAGGCTACAAATTCGTGCATGATAATTTCCTTATCACAAGGCATCTTAGAGACTATCTCACACTAATACTTTCACTATTAAGACCCTCAAATAATCATAGGATAGAAGTCCATAAAATGGGTTTTCATGAAAGTATTAAACCCGGAATTTAA
- a CDS encoding DUF1207 domain-containing protein — MRFFSFFALLVTVMMGSLHANDMGSNCHCTAESHCGCMDGKPCSCNGPATGSNQSANSQIACSSESSYTVDLSNSPCDAYLPRGEYFQGDSYYSQDANWYSEGYDCCDTQSRYCCPNFLWVDDTANWPCCLTGGWMPQRPPLFRPLIADPRQITYSVGWRYNDQAFTKDVIDVSYFDTFPVYGWCNAWLCGDKLQIDLDGCLWAVFDPCTYSSPLMNADYYVGIHVNYAFENWSARGRVFHISSHVGDEFLLNHPHFVRRNPSAEYLDFFISYQWFNDLRLYGGLGAVLEQDSSFETGRFYSECGFEARITSLGILDICNDLYRVPFVAAHFRFNKDFKRHFDATYVLGYEIGKTNCLQPRLRFFLEYHDGYSVEGQWSCTPTNYFSIRASYGF; from the coding sequence ATGCGATTTTTCTCTTTTTTTGCTTTACTCGTCACTGTGATGATGGGCTCACTACACGCGAATGACATGGGTTCTAACTGTCACTGCACAGCCGAAAGCCACTGCGGTTGCATGGACGGAAAACCTTGCAGCTGCAACGGACCTGCCACTGGTTCCAACCAATCTGCTAACTCTCAAATTGCTTGCTCCTCAGAAAGCTCGTACACGGTTGACTTAAGTAATTCCCCTTGCGATGCTTATCTTCCCCGGGGAGAGTATTTTCAAGGAGACAGCTATTATTCACAGGATGCAAACTGGTATTCTGAAGGTTATGACTGCTGCGACACACAATCCCGTTATTGCTGCCCAAACTTCTTATGGGTAGATGATACAGCTAACTGGCCTTGCTGCTTAACAGGCGGATGGATGCCGCAACGTCCTCCCCTTTTCAGACCATTGATCGCCGACCCCCGCCAAATTACTTATTCCGTAGGTTGGAGATATAATGACCAAGCTTTTACAAAAGATGTCATCGACGTTTCCTACTTTGATACCTTCCCTGTCTATGGCTGGTGCAATGCATGGCTATGCGGCGATAAATTACAGATAGATTTAGATGGCTGCTTATGGGCGGTATTTGATCCATGCACCTACTCTTCTCCTCTAATGAATGCCGACTATTATGTAGGTATCCATGTTAACTATGCTTTTGAGAATTGGTCAGCTAGAGGTAGAGTATTCCACATCTCCTCCCACGTGGGCGATGAATTCTTACTCAACCACCCACACTTCGTTCGACGTAACCCCAGCGCTGAATACCTTGACTTTTTCATCTCCTATCAGTGGTTCAACGACCTACGTTTATACGGAGGCTTAGGAGCAGTTTTGGAACAGGACAGCTCATTTGAGACTGGTAGATTCTATTCCGAATGCGGTTTTGAAGCACGTATCACCTCTCTAGGTATTCTTGACATATGTAATGACCTCTACCGCGTGCCTTTTGTTGCAGCGCACTTCAGATTCAATAAGGACTTCAAACGCCACTTTGACGCTACCTATGTGCTTGGTTATGAAATCGGTAAAACAAATTGTTTACAACCGCGTCTGAGATTCTTCTTAGAATATCATGACGGTTACTCTGTGGAAGGACAGTGGTCCTGCACACCGACGAATTATTTCTCCATTCGCGCATCTTACGGTTTCTAA
- a CDS encoding histidine triad nucleotide-binding protein → MSTIFGKIIRGEIPSEKVFENERFIVIKDLYPVAPVHLLIIPKKEFSNLQALPKEDLPLIAEAVEIAQEMALAFDIEDSYRFLTNNGSDSGQSIFHLHFHLIGGRPLGALG, encoded by the coding sequence ATGTCGACAATATTTGGAAAGATTATCCGTGGAGAGATCCCGTCTGAAAAAGTATTTGAAAACGAACGTTTTATTGTCATCAAGGATCTTTATCCTGTAGCTCCGGTGCATTTATTGATTATACCGAAAAAAGAATTCTCTAATCTGCAGGCCTTGCCTAAAGAGGATCTTCCTCTGATTGCAGAAGCTGTTGAAATTGCGCAGGAAATGGCGCTTGCATTTGACATAGAAGATTCCTACCGTTTTCTTACAAATAATGGGTCTGACTCCGGCCAATCAATTTTCCATCTGCATTTTCATTTGATCGGGGGCCGTCCCTTAGGAGCATTAGGATGA
- a CDS encoding isochorismatase family protein, with protein MKQRVSFLDRAHTGLLVIDVQDCLVAAVDRGCEVVQNIATAVRGCSLLKLPIIISEQYPKGLGPTTLGVKMAFEEGTDLQIFTKTTFSCLGDSKFREYILSCPVKQWILVGMEAHVCVLQTAKDLLREGLEVTVLNDSITSRSVFDFSTAIAELRDCGARVTCTEAALFELLKDSQASEFKAISQLIR; from the coding sequence ATGAAACAGCGCGTCTCATTTTTGGATAGGGCCCACACGGGCCTATTGGTTATTGACGTGCAGGATTGCTTGGTGGCTGCTGTAGATAGAGGCTGCGAAGTCGTACAAAATATAGCAACAGCCGTACGCGGATGCTCCCTATTGAAATTGCCAATTATCATTTCAGAGCAATACCCTAAAGGATTAGGACCGACGACATTGGGAGTAAAGATGGCTTTTGAAGAAGGTACAGATCTCCAAATCTTTACTAAAACAACTTTCTCGTGTTTGGGCGACTCTAAATTTCGTGAGTATATCCTGTCTTGTCCTGTTAAGCAGTGGATTCTTGTTGGAATGGAAGCGCATGTTTGCGTACTTCAAACGGCTAAAGATTTACTACGGGAGGGGTTGGAGGTCACTGTTTTGAACGACTCTATTACTAGTCGTTCTGTCTTTGATTTTTCCACCGCTATTGCCGAATTGAGAGACTGCGGTGCTAGAGTCACTTGCACTGAAGCTGCTCTATTTGAACTGCTCAAAGATTCGCAAGCGAGTGAATTCAAGGCTATAAGCCAATTGATACGGTAA
- a CDS encoding trehalose-6-phosphate synthase: MKVLNPEFNLESFLQYEALLINPYDVEGVAETIFKGLMLPPGECKKRMRKMRRNVQHYDVFWWVRSFLQSAISKNLEDFPVIEEFTTSEIADDE, translated from the coding sequence ATGAAAGTATTAAACCCGGAATTTAACTTAGAATCCTTCCTTCAATATGAGGCCTTGCTCATCAATCCTTATGATGTGGAAGGTGTTGCTGAAACCATCTTTAAAGGTCTGATGCTACCTCCCGGCGAATGCAAAAAAAGAATGCGTAAGATGAGACGTAATGTACAGCATTATGATGTTTTCTGGTGGGTGCGCAGTTTTCTGCAATCAGCGATTTCAAAAAACTTAGAAGATTTTCCGGTGATCGAGGAGTTCACAACCAGTGAGATTGCCGATGATGAGTAA
- a CDS encoding amylo-alpha-1,6-glucosidase: MKIAVTKIDSCRPEQVLFDEWLITNGLGGFASGSLSGAPMRKYHSLLIAALPNPYGRTNMLNYVADAVILADKTEIQLTQLRTKDNKDLNESHLKEVRFENGLPTWVYDCKGVIIEKSLLLIHRQNTLHISYKLVTEDADPIQIKWQPYFHFRTNEQSVNSVIPDESYTVHAKDFQYEIECPNYPPLRIYNSSQAPFTLDSQVLDEVFYEIEAQRGYESLGNLKSPGYFLINVQPKNRETIIVSTESWNNIFALTSREAWVTEKLRKKSLLKTSGESKNPIISKLVLAADQFIITPTTRYEDMIRLQALGEESKTVIAGFPWFTDWGRDTMISLEGLTLATGRSREAYSILHTFGHYIRNGLIPNMFPDGENQGIYNTADATLWFFHAIDRYIQITKDEDILEFLLPKLSDIIQNHINGTLFGIKVDTDGLLIQGQKGVQLTWMDAKVGDWVVTPRRGKAVEINALWYNALKLYEKWSGKKQDIAEQCRASFNTKFWFGEGNYLYDVIEGENGNDSALRPNQLFAISLSNPILEQERWKQVLNIVTEHLYTPFGLRTLSPSHPDYKRDYDGDLYARDAAYHQGTVWPWLIGPYIDVMLKVNPDDLESARKALKGLVDYLDSNCMSTIGEIFDADAPYKARGCFAQAWSVAEVLRCLNKVGMQDTSKDN; encoded by the coding sequence ATGAAGATAGCCGTTACGAAAATAGATAGTTGCCGCCCGGAGCAGGTTCTCTTTGATGAATGGCTTATTACCAATGGCCTAGGTGGATTTGCTAGCGGTTCTCTCTCAGGCGCTCCGATGCGCAAATATCATTCTCTTCTTATTGCAGCTTTGCCTAATCCCTATGGCCGCACCAATATGCTGAACTATGTTGCTGACGCTGTCATCCTTGCTGATAAGACGGAAATTCAGCTTACTCAGCTAAGAACCAAAGACAATAAAGACCTGAATGAAAGCCATTTAAAAGAAGTCCGCTTCGAAAATGGTCTTCCAACGTGGGTATATGACTGCAAGGGCGTCATTATCGAAAAAAGCCTCCTGCTGATACACCGTCAAAATACACTCCATATTTCCTATAAGCTTGTCACTGAAGATGCAGATCCCATTCAGATCAAATGGCAGCCCTATTTCCATTTCAGAACTAACGAACAGTCTGTTAACTCGGTCATTCCGGATGAATCCTATACCGTCCATGCTAAAGATTTCCAATACGAGATCGAATGTCCCAACTATCCTCCTTTAAGGATATATAATAGCTCGCAAGCCCCCTTTACGCTTGATTCTCAAGTTCTTGACGAAGTCTTCTATGAAATTGAAGCCCAAAGAGGATATGAGTCTCTGGGGAATCTCAAAAGCCCCGGCTACTTTCTGATAAATGTCCAGCCGAAGAACAGGGAAACTATTATTGTTTCTACAGAATCGTGGAACAATATCTTTGCGCTGACTTCGCGTGAAGCATGGGTGACAGAAAAACTTAGAAAGAAAAGCCTCCTAAAAACGTCCGGAGAATCTAAAAATCCTATCATCTCAAAGCTTGTATTAGCTGCAGACCAATTCATTATCACTCCCACAACTCGTTATGAGGATATGATACGCTTGCAAGCACTGGGGGAAGAGTCAAAAACCGTCATAGCTGGATTCCCATGGTTTACAGATTGGGGACGAGATACGATGATTTCACTAGAGGGTCTCACCTTAGCTACAGGAAGAAGCCGTGAAGCCTATTCGATTCTTCATACTTTCGGCCATTATATTAGAAATGGCCTTATTCCTAACATGTTCCCTGACGGAGAAAACCAAGGGATTTATAATACCGCAGACGCTACCCTCTGGTTTTTTCATGCCATCGACAGATATATTCAAATAACCAAAGATGAAGATATTCTTGAGTTTCTACTGCCTAAACTTTCAGACATCATCCAAAACCATATCAACGGCACACTTTTTGGAATAAAAGTGGATACCGATGGACTCCTCATCCAAGGCCAAAAAGGTGTGCAGCTCACCTGGATGGATGCCAAAGTAGGGGATTGGGTGGTTACTCCACGTAGAGGTAAAGCTGTAGAAATCAATGCCTTATGGTATAATGCCCTTAAATTGTATGAGAAATGGTCAGGTAAAAAACAAGATATTGCTGAACAGTGCCGTGCATCCTTTAATACCAAATTTTGGTTCGGGGAAGGGAACTATCTATATGACGTTATTGAAGGCGAAAATGGGAATGATTCCGCTTTAAGGCCCAACCAGCTTTTTGCTATTTCCCTTTCAAATCCTATTTTGGAGCAAGAAAGATGGAAGCAAGTTCTAAACATTGTCACTGAGCATCTGTATACCCCTTTCGGCCTGCGTACTCTATCACCCTCCCACCCGGATTATAAAAGGGATTATGATGGAGATCTTTATGCCCGTGACGCCGCCTATCACCAAGGAACGGTATGGCCATGGCTTATCGGTCCTTACATCGATGTGATGCTCAAAGTCAATCCTGATGATTTAGAAAGTGCCAGGAAGGCCCTCAAAGGACTTGTGGATTACCTCGACAGCAACTGCATGTCCACAATCGGTGAGATCTTTGATGCGGACGCTCCTTACAAAGCTAGAGGATGCTTCGCCCAAGCTTGGAGCGTAGCTGAAGTCCTCCGCTGCTTAAATAAAGTAGGGATGCAAGATACCTCAAAGGATAACTAA
- a CDS encoding MYG1 family protein produces MAESKIISRSVGTHDGSFHADEVTACALLVLFDLVDREHIVRTRDPQLLASCDYVCDVGGFYDPKKHLFDHHQAEYQGLMSSAGMVLEYLNETGIIANDLYKHFNNVLISGVDDHDNGRDPQIPGVCTYSNIITNFNTIHNDAPPLEQNEAFFNALDFALGHLKRLYDRYSYIKECRNLVAESMHQNGDFLIFDKSIPWIEAFFDLGGLNHKAKFVIMPAGEHWKLRGIPPTYQRKMEVRIPLPKEWAGLLEGDLKRVSKIEGAVFCHKGRFISVWETREAAFEAMEYTLKNAKDS; encoded by the coding sequence ATGGCAGAATCTAAAATTATTTCACGTTCAGTAGGAACGCATGACGGCTCTTTTCATGCCGATGAGGTGACAGCATGCGCCCTGTTGGTACTTTTTGATTTAGTTGATCGTGAGCATATAGTACGGACGCGTGATCCACAATTACTTGCTTCATGCGATTATGTGTGTGATGTGGGAGGTTTTTATGACCCCAAAAAGCATCTTTTCGATCATCATCAAGCAGAATACCAAGGGCTGATGAGCAGTGCCGGAATGGTATTAGAATACCTTAATGAGACCGGCATTATTGCGAACGATTTATATAAGCACTTTAATAATGTATTGATCAGTGGAGTAGACGATCATGATAATGGCAGGGATCCGCAAATTCCCGGTGTCTGCACATATTCCAATATTATCACCAATTTCAATACCATCCATAATGATGCACCGCCGCTAGAGCAAAATGAAGCATTTTTTAATGCATTAGATTTTGCGTTAGGGCATCTAAAACGGCTTTATGACCGTTATTCCTACATTAAAGAATGTCGCAACCTTGTTGCTGAGTCAATGCACCAAAATGGTGACTTTTTAATTTTTGATAAAAGTATCCCCTGGATAGAGGCATTTTTTGATTTGGGCGGACTAAATCATAAAGCCAAGTTTGTGATTATGCCTGCAGGAGAACACTGGAAACTCCGAGGCATTCCTCCTACTTACCAAAGGAAGATGGAAGTGCGCATCCCCTTACCGAAAGAATGGGCTGGACTTTTAGAAGGTGATTTAAAGCGTGTCTCTAAAATTGAGGGTGCTGTTTTTTGTCATAAAGGACGCTTTATCTCTGTTTGGGAAACCCGTGAAGCAGCTTTTGAGGCGATGGAATATACATTAAAGAATGCGAAGGACTCATAA
- the treZ gene encoding malto-oligosyltrehalose trehalohydrolase, translating into MTVKRKYPIGAEIFPEGVHFRVWAPDHKKVDLVIEKPEAEPIYLPMEKEKKGYFYLLTDLAAEGTYYRFRLSDSQTFFSDPASRCQPQGPHGFSCVVNPHYHWTDNEWKGVAPQGHIVYELHIGTFTQEGTFAAATKELTSLANLGITLVEVLPLNDFPGHFGWGYDGVNLFAPSHQYGTPKDLKNFINRAHQLGIGVVLDVVYNHLGPEGNQMISFAKEYLSDKFSTDWGKAINFDSQESRNYFLTNAEYWIQEYHFDGLRVDATPWFFCSTPVHILQDLTRVVKKAGGKRKTITIGENEPQDTRLLKPYEEGGYGFDMLWNDDFHHSAVVRLTGKREAYYTDYLGSPQEFISSLKYGFLYQGQYYDWQKKPRGTPNLKIPRHSMVIFLENHDQVANSGYGLRLHQKADPGIYKALSTLLLLSPNTPLIFQGQEFNSSQPFYYFADHAPDISPLVKTGRKNDLAQFPRLGTSEIRKVLPDPGNPLTFTKSKLNHNEKDNDPKILNLYKDLIQLRKKDPIFSIMQNLSIDGAVLGTDAFLIRYFGEEKGDRVLIINFGADLYLNPSPEPLLVPGLEQEFEVLWSSESLCYGGEGTPPINIPYWKILGHSAIVLATKPIGKRKRKI; encoded by the coding sequence ATGACTGTAAAAAGAAAATACCCTATCGGGGCAGAAATCTTTCCGGAGGGAGTCCACTTTAGAGTTTGGGCGCCCGATCATAAGAAGGTGGACCTCGTCATCGAGAAACCTGAAGCCGAGCCCATCTATCTCCCTATGGAGAAAGAGAAAAAAGGATATTTTTATCTCCTCACAGATCTGGCCGCAGAGGGCACATATTACCGTTTTCGATTGTCCGATTCGCAAACTTTTTTTTCAGATCCTGCCTCAAGATGCCAACCACAAGGGCCGCATGGATTTTCTTGTGTGGTCAATCCTCATTACCATTGGACAGATAATGAATGGAAAGGGGTCGCCCCCCAGGGACATATTGTCTATGAACTCCACATCGGAACCTTCACGCAAGAAGGCACTTTCGCAGCCGCAACAAAAGAACTTACATCCCTTGCTAACTTGGGGATCACCTTGGTTGAAGTCCTGCCGCTAAATGATTTTCCCGGCCACTTTGGATGGGGATACGATGGCGTCAACCTCTTTGCTCCTTCACATCAATATGGGACACCAAAAGACTTAAAAAATTTTATCAATAGAGCCCATCAACTGGGCATCGGGGTTGTGCTCGATGTTGTTTACAATCATCTAGGCCCTGAAGGCAACCAAATGATCAGCTTCGCTAAGGAGTATCTAAGTGATAAATTCTCTACCGACTGGGGTAAGGCGATCAATTTTGACTCTCAGGAGTCACGTAATTATTTTCTCACCAATGCCGAATATTGGATTCAAGAATATCACTTTGATGGCTTAAGAGTGGATGCAACTCCCTGGTTTTTTTGCTCTACTCCTGTGCATATATTGCAAGATCTGACTCGCGTAGTGAAAAAAGCGGGTGGCAAAAGGAAGACGATTACTATTGGTGAAAATGAACCGCAGGATACAAGACTGTTAAAGCCTTACGAGGAAGGAGGCTACGGCTTTGATATGTTGTGGAATGATGACTTTCACCATAGCGCTGTTGTAAGGCTCACGGGGAAAAGAGAGGCGTATTACACGGACTATTTAGGCAGCCCTCAGGAGTTTATCTCCTCCCTAAAATACGGATTTCTTTACCAAGGTCAATACTACGATTGGCAAAAAAAGCCGCGCGGAACTCCCAACTTGAAAATACCGCGCCATTCGATGGTGATTTTTTTGGAAAACCATGACCAGGTAGCCAATTCTGGTTATGGCTTACGACTACACCAGAAAGCGGATCCAGGTATCTATAAAGCCCTTTCAACACTGCTTCTCCTGAGTCCTAACACACCACTTATCTTCCAAGGGCAGGAATTTAATTCATCACAGCCCTTCTACTATTTTGCCGACCATGCGCCGGATATCAGCCCCCTTGTTAAGACAGGAAGAAAAAATGACTTAGCGCAATTTCCACGCCTCGGTACCTCCGAAATAAGAAAAGTCCTTCCGGATCCCGGCAACCCTCTGACCTTCACTAAAAGCAAGCTCAACCACAATGAAAAAGACAATGACCCCAAAATATTAAACCTCTATAAAGACCTTATACAGCTTCGAAAGAAGGATCCAATTTTTAGTATCATGCAAAACCTCTCTATAGATGGCGCTGTCCTAGGTACTGATGCTTTTCTGATACGCTATTTCGGAGAGGAAAAAGGAGACCGTGTCCTTATCATAAATTTTGGCGCTGACCTTTATCTAAATCCCTCTCCTGAACCACTCTTAGTGCCAGGATTAGAACAAGAATTTGAGGTTCTTTGGTCCAGCGAGTCTTTGTGCTATGGGGGCGAAGGAACTCCTCCCATAAACATTCCTTATTGGAAGATCCTAGGGCATTCTGCAATCGTCCTTGCAACTAAACCTATTGGAAAGAGAAAACGTAAAATATGA